TCGAGGCTCGAGGGCACCCAGCGTGTCCTGGCGTTCGCGGCGTTCCATGTCGTGATCCGGGTCGCTCTCGCCGTGGCGGCCGTGGGTGCGGGCGCCGTGGGGGACGTCGTGGCCTCCGTCCAATGGCCTCTCGTCGGCACACTGGAGCCCTCCCGTCTCGTGCTCCTCTGCTCGGGCCTGCTCGTGGCACTAAGCGCCCTGGCGGTGAGAATCCCGGTCGGGCGCACGAACGCGGGCCCCGACAACCTCGACCCGGGAGCTGCCCTGTGACCGTCGCGGTCGTCACCGACAGTGCGACGGCGCTGCCCGCCGACGTTCTCGCCGCACACGACATCACGGTCGTCCCGATGTGGCTGACCGTCGCCGACCAGGCCGTGCGTGAGGGCGAGCGAAGTCTCGGCGAGATCCTGGGTGACGAGCGCGTCACGACCTCGGGCCCGACGCCCGGCGAGTTCGAGGCCACGTTCCGGGCGCTCCTGGCGAGCGACGGTGTCGACGAGGTCCTCGCCTGCACCGTGTCGTCAGAGATGAGTGCCACGTACGAGGCGGCGTCCGTGGCCGCGCGTGATGTCGGCGAGCAGGTTCATGTCGTCGACACGAAGACGGCGGCGGGAGCCCAGGCACTCGTCGTCCTGGCCGCGGCGCGGACGGCAGCCGCGGGTGGGAGCCTGGAGGCAGCCGAGTCAGCGGCACGAAGGGTGTGTGGCACCGTTCGTCTCGTGGCCACCCTCCCGACGCTCGATCATCTCGTGCGCGGCGGTCGGGTCCCGGCGGTCGCCGGCTGGGCGGGCCGCCACCTGGGCATCAATCCACTCTTCGAGTTCTCCGACGGCCGGATCAGGAAGCTCCGTCCCGCACTGAGCGCGGATGCCGCCCACGAGAGGATCGTGGCGGCATGCGTGCGGTCACGCCCCGACGAGCAGGCCGGGCTGAACGTGGTGGCCATGCACGCGTTGGCCCGCCCCGTGGCCGAGGAACTCCTCGACCGCGTCACGGCGGACATCCAGCCTGCCGATGCGTTCATCGGTGAGTTCGGGTCCGTGATGGTCGTCCACACCGGGCCGGGCCTGGCGGGCCTCGCCTGGTGGTGGGAGCCCGGGGTCGGGCCGGGTCAGGACCCGACCGTCGTCTGATCCTCCACGGTCGCCGAGAGAGCCCAGTCGACGGCGTCGACGATCGCCGGAGTCGAGGCGTCGTCGAACGCGTGGCCCATGTGCTCCACGATGGTGACCCGCCTGGGCTCGCGC
This Acidimicrobiia bacterium DNA region includes the following protein-coding sequences:
- a CDS encoding DegV family protein, which translates into the protein MTVAVVTDSATALPADVLAAHDITVVPMWLTVADQAVREGERSLGEILGDERVTTSGPTPGEFEATFRALLASDGVDEVLACTVSSEMSATYEAASVAARDVGEQVHVVDTKTAAGAQALVVLAAARTAAAGGSLEAAESAARRVCGTVRLVATLPTLDHLVRGGRVPAVAGWAGRHLGINPLFEFSDGRIRKLRPALSADAAHERIVAACVRSRPDEQAGLNVVAMHALARPVAEELLDRVTADIQPADAFIGEFGSVMVVHTGPGLAGLAWWWEPGVGPGQDPTVV